In Drosophila bipectinata strain 14024-0381.07 chromosome 2R, DbipHiC1v2, whole genome shotgun sequence, one genomic interval encodes:
- the RYa gene encoding RYamide neuropeptides — translation MWKSKHFQAKPHPFYTGLILITFSSVVLHNVIAKPTNQSYDSIENYTGVKHLQKRTAFFVGSRYGRSSGNSESGTPANVGSSKTRRLIIVPRNDRFFLGSRYGKRNGPLLSAYEQSSLMQALSKNLKTDKETSNNTIQTKSLPMSCIYTGIKSYYLCNRNDQKTDDNPQSLNMIGIH, via the exons ATGTGGAAATCTAAGCATTTTCAGGCTAAGCCGCATCCCTTTTACACTGGTCTCATTTTAATCACCTTCTCCTCCGTGGTCTTACATAATGTTATTGCGAAGCCCACAAATCAATCCTACGATTCTATCGAAAACTATACAG GCGTAAAACATTTACAAAAAAGAACTGCCTTTTTTGTTGGAAGTCGGTATGGCCGCTCTAGTGGCAACTCGGAGTCTGGAACCCCAGCCAATGTGGGAAGCTCCAAAACAAGACGGCTCATAATCGTCCCTCGGAACGACCGATTCTTTTTAGGCTCTAGATATGGAAAGAGAAATGGACCACTTTTATCTGCCTACGAGCAGAGTAGCCTGATGCAAGCCTTAAGCAAAAACTTGAAGACGGACAAGGAGACCTCCAACAATACTATCCAAACTAAATCGTTACCTATGTCTTGCATATACACTGGCATTAAATCCTACTACCTTTGCAATCG TAATGACCAGAAGACGGACGATAATCCTCAATCACTGAATATGATCGGAATCCACTAA